Proteins from a genomic interval of Harpia harpyja isolate bHarHar1 chromosome 9, bHarHar1 primary haplotype, whole genome shotgun sequence:
- the EWSR1 gene encoding RNA-binding protein EWS isoform X2 — protein sequence MRIAGRRRRPDVGSAEEEGEKMASTDYSTYSQAAAQQGYSAYAPQPAQGYAQTTQTYGQQSYGTYGQPTDVSYTQPQTTATYGQTAYATSYGQPPTVEGTSTGYTTPTAPPAYSQPVQGYGTAAYDTSTATVTTTQASYAAPSAYGTQPAYPAYGQQPATSAPTRPQDGSKPAETSQPQSSTTGYSQPSLGYGQSNYSYPQVPASYPMQPVTAPPSYPPTSYSSTQPSSYDQSTYSQQSTYGQQSTYGQQTSYGQQSSYGQQPPPTSYPPQTGSYSQAPSQYSQQSSSYGQQSSFRQDHPSSMNVYGQESGGFSGPGENRNMSGPDNRGRGRGGYDRGGMSRGGRGGGRGGMGAGERGGFNKPGGHMEEGPDLDLGPPMDPDEDSDNSSVYVQGLGDNVTLEDLADFFKQCGVVKMNKRTGQPMINLYIDKETGKPKGDATVSYDDPSTAKTAVEWFDGKDFQGSKLKVTLARKKGPMNSMRGGMPPREQRGMPPPLRGGPGGPSGPGGPGGPSGPMGRMGGRGGDRGGFSSRGPRGSRGNPSGGSVQHRAGDWQCPNPGCGNQNFAWRTECNQCKAPKPEGFLPPPFPPPGGDRGRGGPGGMRGGRGGGLMDRGGPGGMFRGGRGGDRGGFRGGRGMDRGGYGGGGRRGGGGPGGPPGPLMDQMGGGGRGGRRGGPGKMDKGEHRQERRDRPY from the exons ATGCGCAttgcggggcggcggcggcggccggacgTTGGGAGCGCGGAGGAGGAAGGCGAGAAAATGGCGTCGACgg atTATAGTACCTATAGCCAAGCTGCAGCTCAGCAGGG CTACAGCGCATATGCACCTCAGCCAGCTCAAGGATATGCACAGACCACCCAG ACATATGGGCAACAGAGTTACGGAACCTATGGACAACCCACCGACGTCAGCTACACACAGCCCCAGACGACTGCGACGTACGGGCAGACTGCATATGCAACATCCTACGGGCAGCCTCCTACTG TAGAAGGGACCAGTACAG GTTATACCACCCCGACTGCCCCCCCAGCGTACAGTCAGCCCGTCCAGGGGTATGGCACAGCCGCCTACGATACTAGCACCGCTACGGTTACCACCACCCAGGCTTCCTACGCAGCACCGTCCGCTTACGGCACCCAGCCCGCCTACCCAGCCTACGGGCAGCAGCCAGCAACATCTGCTCCCACAAG ACCCCAGGATGGCAGCAAACCAGCAGAGACCAGCCAGCCGCAATCGAGTACAACAGGCTACAGCCAGCCCAGCCTAGGGTATGGACAGAGCAACTACAGCTATCCTCAGGTGCCTGCCAGCTACCCTATGCAGCCGGTCACTGCGCCTCCCTCCTATCCTCCTACCAG ctaTTCCTCCACACAGCCAAGCAGTTACGATCAGAGCACTTACTCCCAGCAGAGTACCTACGGGCAGCAGAGCACCTACGGACAACAGACTAGCTATGGCCAGCAAAGCAGCTAcgggcagcagccgccgccgACTAGTTACCCGCCCCAGACGGGATCCTACAGCCAGGCCCCAAGCCAGTacagccagcagagcagcagttACGGCCAACAGA GCTCATTCCGTCAGGACCATCCTAGCAGCATGAACGTATATGGACAGGAATCCGGAGGCTTTTCAGGCCCGGGAGAGAACCGGAATATGAGCGGCCCTGATAAccggggcaggggaagagggggaTATGATCGTGGAGGCATGAGCAGAGGTGGGCGGGGAGGAGGACGCGGTGGAATGGG CGCTGGAGAGCGAGGTGGCTTCAATAAGCCTGGTG GACACATGGAAGAAGGACCGGACCTTGATTTAG GCCCACCTATGGACCCAGATGAGGACTCGGACAACAGCTCAGTTTACGTGCAGGGACTCGGTGATAATGTGACCCTGGAGGATCTGGCAGACTTCTTCAAACAGTGTGGTGTTGTCAAG ATGAACAAGAGGACCGGGCAGCCTATGATAAACCTCTACATCGACAAAGAAACGGGCAAGCCGAAAGGAGATGCCACGGTATCTTACGATGACCCGTCTACCGCCAAAACAGCTGTCGAATGGTTTGATG GGAAGGATTTCCAGGGGAGCAAGCTCAAAGTCACCCTCGCACGGAAGAAGGGCCCGATGAACAGCATGCGGGGCGGGATGCCCCCACGTGAGCAGCGGGGAATGCCTCCCCCGCTCCGCGGAG GTCCGGGGGGGCCCAGCGGCCCGGGGGGGCCCGGCGGCCCCAGCGGCCCCATGGGCCGGATGGGAGGCAGAGGTGGAGACAGGGGTGGCTTCTCCTCGAGAGGACCGCGGGGATCCAGGGGAAACCCTTCCGGCGGGAGCGTCCAGCACCGGGCCGGCGACTGGCAGTGCCCCAATCC GGGATGCGGAAACCAGAACTTCGCCTGGAGAACGGAGTGTAACCAGTGCAAGGCTCCCAAACCAGAAGGGTTTCTtccaccccctttcccccctccag gcGGAGACCGCGGCAGAGGCGGCCCCGGGGGGATGAGAGGCGGCCGAGGAGGTGGCCTCATGGACCGCGGGGGACCCGGCGGCATGTTCAGAGGTGGCCGCGGTGGAGACAGAGGTGGATTCAGAGGAGGCCGGGGTATGGATCGAGGTGGCTACGGAGGAGGTggccggcgaggaggaggaggacccgGGGGCCCCCCGGGACCCCTGATGGACCAGATGGGAGGCGGGGGCAGAGGCGGACGGCGCGGAGGACCGGGAAAGATGGACAA gggCGAGCACCGCCAGGAGCGCAGAGACCGGCCCTACTAG
- the EWSR1 gene encoding RNA-binding protein EWS isoform X3 — protein sequence MRIAGRRRRPDVGSAEEEGEKMASTDYSTYSQAAAQQGYSAYAPQPAQGYAQTTQTYGQQSYGTYGQPTDVSYTQPQTTATYGQTAYATSYGQPPTGYTTPTAPPAYSQPVQGYGTAAYDTSTATVTTTQASYAAPSAYGTQPAYPAYGQQPATSAPTRPQDGSKPAETSQPQSSTTGYSQPSLGYGQSNYSYPQVPASYPMQPVTAPPSYPPTSYSSTQPSSYDQSTYSQQSTYGQQSTYGQQTSYGQQSSYGQQPPPTSYPPQTGSYSQAPSQYSQQSSSYGQQSSFRQDHPSSMNVYGQESGGFSGPGENRNMSGPDNRGRGRGGYDRGGMSRGGRGGGRGGMGSAGERGGFNKPGGHMEEGPDLDLGPPMDPDEDSDNSSVYVQGLGDNVTLEDLADFFKQCGVVKMNKRTGQPMINLYIDKETGKPKGDATVSYDDPSTAKTAVEWFDGKDFQGSKLKVTLARKKGPMNSMRGGMPPREQRGMPPPLRGGPGGPSGPGGPGGPSGPMGRMGGRGGDRGGFSSRGPRGSRGNPSGGSVQHRAGDWQCPNPGCGNQNFAWRTECNQCKAPKPEGFLPPPFPPPGGDRGRGGPGGMRGGRGGGLMDRGGPGGMFRGGRGGDRGGFRGGRGMDRGGYGGGGRRGGGGPGGPPGPLMDQMGGGGRGGRRGGPGKMDKGEHRQERRDRPY from the exons ATGCGCAttgcggggcggcggcggcggccggacgTTGGGAGCGCGGAGGAGGAAGGCGAGAAAATGGCGTCGACgg atTATAGTACCTATAGCCAAGCTGCAGCTCAGCAGGG CTACAGCGCATATGCACCTCAGCCAGCTCAAGGATATGCACAGACCACCCAG ACATATGGGCAACAGAGTTACGGAACCTATGGACAACCCACCGACGTCAGCTACACACAGCCCCAGACGACTGCGACGTACGGGCAGACTGCATATGCAACATCCTACGGGCAGCCTCCTACTG GTTATACCACCCCGACTGCCCCCCCAGCGTACAGTCAGCCCGTCCAGGGGTATGGCACAGCCGCCTACGATACTAGCACCGCTACGGTTACCACCACCCAGGCTTCCTACGCAGCACCGTCCGCTTACGGCACCCAGCCCGCCTACCCAGCCTACGGGCAGCAGCCAGCAACATCTGCTCCCACAAG ACCCCAGGATGGCAGCAAACCAGCAGAGACCAGCCAGCCGCAATCGAGTACAACAGGCTACAGCCAGCCCAGCCTAGGGTATGGACAGAGCAACTACAGCTATCCTCAGGTGCCTGCCAGCTACCCTATGCAGCCGGTCACTGCGCCTCCCTCCTATCCTCCTACCAG ctaTTCCTCCACACAGCCAAGCAGTTACGATCAGAGCACTTACTCCCAGCAGAGTACCTACGGGCAGCAGAGCACCTACGGACAACAGACTAGCTATGGCCAGCAAAGCAGCTAcgggcagcagccgccgccgACTAGTTACCCGCCCCAGACGGGATCCTACAGCCAGGCCCCAAGCCAGTacagccagcagagcagcagttACGGCCAACAGA GCTCATTCCGTCAGGACCATCCTAGCAGCATGAACGTATATGGACAGGAATCCGGAGGCTTTTCAGGCCCGGGAGAGAACCGGAATATGAGCGGCCCTGATAAccggggcaggggaagagggggaTATGATCGTGGAGGCATGAGCAGAGGTGGGCGGGGAGGAGGACGCGGTGGAATGGG CAGCGCTGGAGAGCGAGGTGGCTTCAATAAGCCTGGTG GACACATGGAAGAAGGACCGGACCTTGATTTAG GCCCACCTATGGACCCAGATGAGGACTCGGACAACAGCTCAGTTTACGTGCAGGGACTCGGTGATAATGTGACCCTGGAGGATCTGGCAGACTTCTTCAAACAGTGTGGTGTTGTCAAG ATGAACAAGAGGACCGGGCAGCCTATGATAAACCTCTACATCGACAAAGAAACGGGCAAGCCGAAAGGAGATGCCACGGTATCTTACGATGACCCGTCTACCGCCAAAACAGCTGTCGAATGGTTTGATG GGAAGGATTTCCAGGGGAGCAAGCTCAAAGTCACCCTCGCACGGAAGAAGGGCCCGATGAACAGCATGCGGGGCGGGATGCCCCCACGTGAGCAGCGGGGAATGCCTCCCCCGCTCCGCGGAG GTCCGGGGGGGCCCAGCGGCCCGGGGGGGCCCGGCGGCCCCAGCGGCCCCATGGGCCGGATGGGAGGCAGAGGTGGAGACAGGGGTGGCTTCTCCTCGAGAGGACCGCGGGGATCCAGGGGAAACCCTTCCGGCGGGAGCGTCCAGCACCGGGCCGGCGACTGGCAGTGCCCCAATCC GGGATGCGGAAACCAGAACTTCGCCTGGAGAACGGAGTGTAACCAGTGCAAGGCTCCCAAACCAGAAGGGTTTCTtccaccccctttcccccctccag gcGGAGACCGCGGCAGAGGCGGCCCCGGGGGGATGAGAGGCGGCCGAGGAGGTGGCCTCATGGACCGCGGGGGACCCGGCGGCATGTTCAGAGGTGGCCGCGGTGGAGACAGAGGTGGATTCAGAGGAGGCCGGGGTATGGATCGAGGTGGCTACGGAGGAGGTggccggcgaggaggaggaggacccgGGGGCCCCCCGGGACCCCTGATGGACCAGATGGGAGGCGGGGGCAGAGGCGGACGGCGCGGAGGACCGGGAAAGATGGACAA gggCGAGCACCGCCAGGAGCGCAGAGACCGGCCCTACTAG
- the EWSR1 gene encoding RNA-binding protein EWS isoform X1 — MRIAGRRRRPDVGSAEEEGEKMASTDYSTYSQAAAQQGYSAYAPQPAQGYAQTTQTYGQQSYGTYGQPTDVSYTQPQTTATYGQTAYATSYGQPPTVEGTSTGYTTPTAPPAYSQPVQGYGTAAYDTSTATVTTTQASYAAPSAYGTQPAYPAYGQQPATSAPTRPQDGSKPAETSQPQSSTTGYSQPSLGYGQSNYSYPQVPASYPMQPVTAPPSYPPTSYSSTQPSSYDQSTYSQQSTYGQQSTYGQQTSYGQQSSYGQQPPPTSYPPQTGSYSQAPSQYSQQSSSYGQQSSFRQDHPSSMNVYGQESGGFSGPGENRNMSGPDNRGRGRGGYDRGGMSRGGRGGGRGGMGSAGERGGFNKPGGHMEEGPDLDLGPPMDPDEDSDNSSVYVQGLGDNVTLEDLADFFKQCGVVKMNKRTGQPMINLYIDKETGKPKGDATVSYDDPSTAKTAVEWFDGKDFQGSKLKVTLARKKGPMNSMRGGMPPREQRGMPPPLRGGPGGPSGPGGPGGPSGPMGRMGGRGGDRGGFSSRGPRGSRGNPSGGSVQHRAGDWQCPNPGCGNQNFAWRTECNQCKAPKPEGFLPPPFPPPGGDRGRGGPGGMRGGRGGGLMDRGGPGGMFRGGRGGDRGGFRGGRGMDRGGYGGGGRRGGGGPGGPPGPLMDQMGGGGRGGRRGGPGKMDKGEHRQERRDRPY; from the exons ATGCGCAttgcggggcggcggcggcggccggacgTTGGGAGCGCGGAGGAGGAAGGCGAGAAAATGGCGTCGACgg atTATAGTACCTATAGCCAAGCTGCAGCTCAGCAGGG CTACAGCGCATATGCACCTCAGCCAGCTCAAGGATATGCACAGACCACCCAG ACATATGGGCAACAGAGTTACGGAACCTATGGACAACCCACCGACGTCAGCTACACACAGCCCCAGACGACTGCGACGTACGGGCAGACTGCATATGCAACATCCTACGGGCAGCCTCCTACTG TAGAAGGGACCAGTACAG GTTATACCACCCCGACTGCCCCCCCAGCGTACAGTCAGCCCGTCCAGGGGTATGGCACAGCCGCCTACGATACTAGCACCGCTACGGTTACCACCACCCAGGCTTCCTACGCAGCACCGTCCGCTTACGGCACCCAGCCCGCCTACCCAGCCTACGGGCAGCAGCCAGCAACATCTGCTCCCACAAG ACCCCAGGATGGCAGCAAACCAGCAGAGACCAGCCAGCCGCAATCGAGTACAACAGGCTACAGCCAGCCCAGCCTAGGGTATGGACAGAGCAACTACAGCTATCCTCAGGTGCCTGCCAGCTACCCTATGCAGCCGGTCACTGCGCCTCCCTCCTATCCTCCTACCAG ctaTTCCTCCACACAGCCAAGCAGTTACGATCAGAGCACTTACTCCCAGCAGAGTACCTACGGGCAGCAGAGCACCTACGGACAACAGACTAGCTATGGCCAGCAAAGCAGCTAcgggcagcagccgccgccgACTAGTTACCCGCCCCAGACGGGATCCTACAGCCAGGCCCCAAGCCAGTacagccagcagagcagcagttACGGCCAACAGA GCTCATTCCGTCAGGACCATCCTAGCAGCATGAACGTATATGGACAGGAATCCGGAGGCTTTTCAGGCCCGGGAGAGAACCGGAATATGAGCGGCCCTGATAAccggggcaggggaagagggggaTATGATCGTGGAGGCATGAGCAGAGGTGGGCGGGGAGGAGGACGCGGTGGAATGGG CAGCGCTGGAGAGCGAGGTGGCTTCAATAAGCCTGGTG GACACATGGAAGAAGGACCGGACCTTGATTTAG GCCCACCTATGGACCCAGATGAGGACTCGGACAACAGCTCAGTTTACGTGCAGGGACTCGGTGATAATGTGACCCTGGAGGATCTGGCAGACTTCTTCAAACAGTGTGGTGTTGTCAAG ATGAACAAGAGGACCGGGCAGCCTATGATAAACCTCTACATCGACAAAGAAACGGGCAAGCCGAAAGGAGATGCCACGGTATCTTACGATGACCCGTCTACCGCCAAAACAGCTGTCGAATGGTTTGATG GGAAGGATTTCCAGGGGAGCAAGCTCAAAGTCACCCTCGCACGGAAGAAGGGCCCGATGAACAGCATGCGGGGCGGGATGCCCCCACGTGAGCAGCGGGGAATGCCTCCCCCGCTCCGCGGAG GTCCGGGGGGGCCCAGCGGCCCGGGGGGGCCCGGCGGCCCCAGCGGCCCCATGGGCCGGATGGGAGGCAGAGGTGGAGACAGGGGTGGCTTCTCCTCGAGAGGACCGCGGGGATCCAGGGGAAACCCTTCCGGCGGGAGCGTCCAGCACCGGGCCGGCGACTGGCAGTGCCCCAATCC GGGATGCGGAAACCAGAACTTCGCCTGGAGAACGGAGTGTAACCAGTGCAAGGCTCCCAAACCAGAAGGGTTTCTtccaccccctttcccccctccag gcGGAGACCGCGGCAGAGGCGGCCCCGGGGGGATGAGAGGCGGCCGAGGAGGTGGCCTCATGGACCGCGGGGGACCCGGCGGCATGTTCAGAGGTGGCCGCGGTGGAGACAGAGGTGGATTCAGAGGAGGCCGGGGTATGGATCGAGGTGGCTACGGAGGAGGTggccggcgaggaggaggaggacccgGGGGCCCCCCGGGACCCCTGATGGACCAGATGGGAGGCGGGGGCAGAGGCGGACGGCGCGGAGGACCGGGAAAGATGGACAA gggCGAGCACCGCCAGGAGCGCAGAGACCGGCCCTACTAG
- the EWSR1 gene encoding RNA-binding protein EWS isoform X4: MRIAGRRRRPDVGSAEEEGEKMASTDYSTYSQAAAQQGYSAYAPQPAQGYAQTTQTYGQQSYGTYGQPTDVSYTQPQTTATYGQTAYATSYGQPPTGYTTPTAPPAYSQPVQGYGTAAYDTSTATVTTTQASYAAPSAYGTQPAYPAYGQQPATSAPTRPQDGSKPAETSQPQSSTTGYSQPSLGYGQSNYSYPQVPASYPMQPVTAPPSYPPTSYSSTQPSSYDQSTYSQQSTYGQQSTYGQQTSYGQQSSYGQQPPPTSYPPQTGSYSQAPSQYSQQSSSYGQQSSFRQDHPSSMNVYGQESGGFSGPGENRNMSGPDNRGRGRGGYDRGGMSRGGRGGGRGGMGAGERGGFNKPGGHMEEGPDLDLGPPMDPDEDSDNSSVYVQGLGDNVTLEDLADFFKQCGVVKMNKRTGQPMINLYIDKETGKPKGDATVSYDDPSTAKTAVEWFDGKDFQGSKLKVTLARKKGPMNSMRGGMPPREQRGMPPPLRGGPGGPSGPGGPGGPSGPMGRMGGRGGDRGGFSSRGPRGSRGNPSGGSVQHRAGDWQCPNPGCGNQNFAWRTECNQCKAPKPEGFLPPPFPPPGGDRGRGGPGGMRGGRGGGLMDRGGPGGMFRGGRGGDRGGFRGGRGMDRGGYGGGGRRGGGGPGGPPGPLMDQMGGGGRGGRRGGPGKMDKGEHRQERRDRPY, translated from the exons ATGCGCAttgcggggcggcggcggcggccggacgTTGGGAGCGCGGAGGAGGAAGGCGAGAAAATGGCGTCGACgg atTATAGTACCTATAGCCAAGCTGCAGCTCAGCAGGG CTACAGCGCATATGCACCTCAGCCAGCTCAAGGATATGCACAGACCACCCAG ACATATGGGCAACAGAGTTACGGAACCTATGGACAACCCACCGACGTCAGCTACACACAGCCCCAGACGACTGCGACGTACGGGCAGACTGCATATGCAACATCCTACGGGCAGCCTCCTACTG GTTATACCACCCCGACTGCCCCCCCAGCGTACAGTCAGCCCGTCCAGGGGTATGGCACAGCCGCCTACGATACTAGCACCGCTACGGTTACCACCACCCAGGCTTCCTACGCAGCACCGTCCGCTTACGGCACCCAGCCCGCCTACCCAGCCTACGGGCAGCAGCCAGCAACATCTGCTCCCACAAG ACCCCAGGATGGCAGCAAACCAGCAGAGACCAGCCAGCCGCAATCGAGTACAACAGGCTACAGCCAGCCCAGCCTAGGGTATGGACAGAGCAACTACAGCTATCCTCAGGTGCCTGCCAGCTACCCTATGCAGCCGGTCACTGCGCCTCCCTCCTATCCTCCTACCAG ctaTTCCTCCACACAGCCAAGCAGTTACGATCAGAGCACTTACTCCCAGCAGAGTACCTACGGGCAGCAGAGCACCTACGGACAACAGACTAGCTATGGCCAGCAAAGCAGCTAcgggcagcagccgccgccgACTAGTTACCCGCCCCAGACGGGATCCTACAGCCAGGCCCCAAGCCAGTacagccagcagagcagcagttACGGCCAACAGA GCTCATTCCGTCAGGACCATCCTAGCAGCATGAACGTATATGGACAGGAATCCGGAGGCTTTTCAGGCCCGGGAGAGAACCGGAATATGAGCGGCCCTGATAAccggggcaggggaagagggggaTATGATCGTGGAGGCATGAGCAGAGGTGGGCGGGGAGGAGGACGCGGTGGAATGGG CGCTGGAGAGCGAGGTGGCTTCAATAAGCCTGGTG GACACATGGAAGAAGGACCGGACCTTGATTTAG GCCCACCTATGGACCCAGATGAGGACTCGGACAACAGCTCAGTTTACGTGCAGGGACTCGGTGATAATGTGACCCTGGAGGATCTGGCAGACTTCTTCAAACAGTGTGGTGTTGTCAAG ATGAACAAGAGGACCGGGCAGCCTATGATAAACCTCTACATCGACAAAGAAACGGGCAAGCCGAAAGGAGATGCCACGGTATCTTACGATGACCCGTCTACCGCCAAAACAGCTGTCGAATGGTTTGATG GGAAGGATTTCCAGGGGAGCAAGCTCAAAGTCACCCTCGCACGGAAGAAGGGCCCGATGAACAGCATGCGGGGCGGGATGCCCCCACGTGAGCAGCGGGGAATGCCTCCCCCGCTCCGCGGAG GTCCGGGGGGGCCCAGCGGCCCGGGGGGGCCCGGCGGCCCCAGCGGCCCCATGGGCCGGATGGGAGGCAGAGGTGGAGACAGGGGTGGCTTCTCCTCGAGAGGACCGCGGGGATCCAGGGGAAACCCTTCCGGCGGGAGCGTCCAGCACCGGGCCGGCGACTGGCAGTGCCCCAATCC GGGATGCGGAAACCAGAACTTCGCCTGGAGAACGGAGTGTAACCAGTGCAAGGCTCCCAAACCAGAAGGGTTTCTtccaccccctttcccccctccag gcGGAGACCGCGGCAGAGGCGGCCCCGGGGGGATGAGAGGCGGCCGAGGAGGTGGCCTCATGGACCGCGGGGGACCCGGCGGCATGTTCAGAGGTGGCCGCGGTGGAGACAGAGGTGGATTCAGAGGAGGCCGGGGTATGGATCGAGGTGGCTACGGAGGAGGTggccggcgaggaggaggaggacccgGGGGCCCCCCGGGACCCCTGATGGACCAGATGGGAGGCGGGGGCAGAGGCGGACGGCGCGGAGGACCGGGAAAGATGGACAA gggCGAGCACCGCCAGGAGCGCAGAGACCGGCCCTACTAG
- the EWSR1 gene encoding RNA-binding protein EWS isoform X5, translating to MRIAGRRRRPDVGSAEEEGEKMASTDYSTYSQAAAQQGYSAYAPQPAQGYAQTTQTYGQQSYGTYGQPTDVSYTQPQTTATYGQTAYATSYGQPPTGYTTPTAPPAYSQPVQGYGTAAYDTSTATVTTTQASYAAPSAYGTQPAYPAYGQQPATSAPTRPQDGSKPAETSQPQSSTTGYSQPSLGYGQSNYSYPQVPASYPMQPVTAPPSYPPTSYSSTQPSSYDQSTYSQQSTYGQQSTYGQQTSYGQQSSYGQQPPPTSYPPQTGSYSQAPSQYSQQSSSYGQQSSFRQDHPSSMNVYGQESGGFSGPGENRNMSGPDNRGRGRGGYDRGGMSRGGRGGGRGGMGLQSESLVYTSILKKYPYSVLSRQHNEKWD from the exons ATGCGCAttgcggggcggcggcggcggccggacgTTGGGAGCGCGGAGGAGGAAGGCGAGAAAATGGCGTCGACgg atTATAGTACCTATAGCCAAGCTGCAGCTCAGCAGGG CTACAGCGCATATGCACCTCAGCCAGCTCAAGGATATGCACAGACCACCCAG ACATATGGGCAACAGAGTTACGGAACCTATGGACAACCCACCGACGTCAGCTACACACAGCCCCAGACGACTGCGACGTACGGGCAGACTGCATATGCAACATCCTACGGGCAGCCTCCTACTG GTTATACCACCCCGACTGCCCCCCCAGCGTACAGTCAGCCCGTCCAGGGGTATGGCACAGCCGCCTACGATACTAGCACCGCTACGGTTACCACCACCCAGGCTTCCTACGCAGCACCGTCCGCTTACGGCACCCAGCCCGCCTACCCAGCCTACGGGCAGCAGCCAGCAACATCTGCTCCCACAAG ACCCCAGGATGGCAGCAAACCAGCAGAGACCAGCCAGCCGCAATCGAGTACAACAGGCTACAGCCAGCCCAGCCTAGGGTATGGACAGAGCAACTACAGCTATCCTCAGGTGCCTGCCAGCTACCCTATGCAGCCGGTCACTGCGCCTCCCTCCTATCCTCCTACCAG ctaTTCCTCCACACAGCCAAGCAGTTACGATCAGAGCACTTACTCCCAGCAGAGTACCTACGGGCAGCAGAGCACCTACGGACAACAGACTAGCTATGGCCAGCAAAGCAGCTAcgggcagcagccgccgccgACTAGTTACCCGCCCCAGACGGGATCCTACAGCCAGGCCCCAAGCCAGTacagccagcagagcagcagttACGGCCAACAGA GCTCATTCCGTCAGGACCATCCTAGCAGCATGAACGTATATGGACAGGAATCCGGAGGCTTTTCAGGCCCGGGAGAGAACCGGAATATGAGCGGCCCTGATAAccggggcaggggaagagggggaTATGATCGTGGAGGCATGAGCAGAGGTGGGCGGGGAGGAGGACGCGGTGGAATGGG GTTACAAAGTGAGAGCCTTGTATACACTTCAATACTTAAAAAGTACCCGTACTCAGTACTCAGCCGGCAGCATAATGAAAAGTGGGACTAG